GTGAACCAGGTAAAAAACATTTACTTGGCATTTGGAAAAATATTAAAAGTCTTGTGGGGTGGGCATCCTGCCCGCCCCAAGCCAACTCAATGAGCTCCACCACCACCAGCACCAGGTTTCACCTTTTGAAAACCCAAAATAGCAATCCCGCTTAACAACAAAGCAATTCCCACAAAATAAAAACAATCATTAAAAGCCATCACATAAGCTTCCCGACGAACCAAACCATCAATCGCTTTAATTGCCTGTTCTTTCGCCACACTCAAATCAGCACCGCGACTCACAAAATACTGAGTCATTTGATTAAGTCTTTCCTGCGTAGCCGGATTGTACAAAGACACAGATTCTCCTAATCGATTCGAGTGGAATTGCTCGCGCTGCGTCACCAAAGTTGCTAGCGCCGCAATCCCCATCGAACCTCCCATATTTCGCATCATATTAAACAAACCAGAAGCAGAACCAGCCTCGTGTTTCTCCATACCAGCAGTGGCAATAGTTGATAGTGGCACCATAATTAAAGGCTGTCCCATTGCCCTAATTAATTGCGACCAACGCAACTGATCGATACCTGTCTCATGAGTCATGCTAGCATTCATAAAACAGCTTACCGCAAACAAACTCACACCGATCGCAATTAGCAGCCGCATATCGATTCGCTGCATCAATTTCGGCACCATCGGCACGATGAATAACTGCGGTACGCCAGCCCACATAATCACCTCGCCAATTTGCATGGCATTGTACTGCTGGATCTGACCTAAATACAGGGGCAGAATGAACACCGAACCGTACAATCCTACACCTAACGAAACATTGACAATAGTTGCTAACCCGAAATTGCGGCGAGTCAGCAATCGCAAGTTGATAAACGGTTTTTTCCGAGTTAGTTCTATCCAGAAAAAAGCACCGAGAAATATCGCAGCAACTATGCTTAAACGTACAATAAAATCTGAACTAAACCAGTCTTTGCGGCTGCCTTCTTCTAACACAACTTGCAGGGAACCCAAGCCGATCGCCATTGAGGCAATTCCCCACCAGTCGCCCCCTTTCAGCAATTCTAGCCGCATCGGTGCAGGGGCGACAGCGTACCACACAGCAGCTAGCAGCAGCAGCCCCGGAACCAAGTTCAAATAAAAGACATATTGCCATCCGTAATTTTCAGTCAGCCAACCTCCCAGTGTCGGCCCGATGGATGGTGCAAAAGTAGCTGTCAGTGCAAACATTGCCATACCAATCGGCTGCTTTTTGGGCGGCAAGTTTGTTAGCAAAAATGTAAAAGCCATCGGGATTAAAATTCCGCCACTCAATCCCTGTAAAGCCCTAAATACAATCATTGAATTCAAATTCCACGCCCAAGCGCAGCACATGGAAAAGAATACAAAAAAAGCCGCATTTACCAAGATGTAGCGGCGGACTGAGAACACCTGCGACAGCCAGCCGGTAATCGGAATTACTACTATTTCTGCGACTAGATAGGCGGTGGAAATCCAAGAACCTTCTTCTAAGGTTGCGCCTAAAGCGGCTTGGATATCTTTGAGAGATGCGTTGGTGATTTGGATGTCTAAAACTGCCATGAAAGCGCCGAGGATTGTTCCCATGACGCCGATCCAGGTTTTTAAGGGAACGCGATCGTCGCTCTGCTGTTGTGGAATTGCACTGGGGTTTGCCATTGGTTTTATAACCGAAGGAAGAAGGAAGAAGGAAGAAGGAAGAAGGAAGAGGGAAGAGGGAAGAAGACCCTTCGACTACGCTCAGGAACCGCTTCAGGAAGAGGGAAGAAGGAAGAAGTAAGTTACGAAATTAAGCCCATTTTTTGATAAATTGGTGTGACTAAGTTTTTTAAAGTTGGCAATTGTTTTGTGAAACATCCTGAAGCTATCATACAAATTATACCTCCAATTACGACTGTATTGGGAGCACCGATATAATTTGCTAATCCACCTGCAACTAAGTTGCCAAATGGTGTGATTCCAAAAAATGCCATTGTGTAGATGCTCATCACTCTTCCTCTTTTGTCGTCTTCAACTATTGTTTGCAAAAATGTGTTTCCTGCTGCAAATTGCAAGATGAAACCTAACCCCACGAATAACATCATGATTAATGACAACCACAAGACGCGGGATAAACCAAAACCTATCAGTCCAAATCCCATGATTGCGGGGGAAATAGCAATTAATTTACCGATGCCAACGACACTTTTGCGTCCAATCAAATAAATTGCGCCTGCAAATGCTCCGACTCCAGAAGCGGCCATCAAAAAGCCGAGGGTTTGCGGGCCGCCGTGCAGGATTTTGGTGGCAAAAATTGGGACTAATACTGTGTGGGACATTCCGGCGAAGCTGACTAATGCTAATAGTAGTAAGATTGCTCGAATCGGGGGGAATCCGAAGGCATAAACGAATCCTTCTTTTAATCTTTGTATGGGTTTGCTATTAGTTACTGCAATTTTTCTCGGCTTGAGTTTCATTGCTAATAAGCCTGCAATGACAGCGATGTAGCTGAGTCCGTCAATGAGAAAACAATAACTCGGCCCGACTGTAGCTATCAGCAAACCTGCAATTGCTGGGCCGATTAGTCGGGCTCCGTTGAACATGGAAGCGTTGAGGGCGATCGCATTTGCTAAGTCTTCTTTCTTTTCTACGAGCTCGGGGACAAATGCTTGTCGTGCGGGGGCGTCAAAGGCGTTAATTGCCCCTTGCAAGAAACTCAGTACCAAAAGCTGCCAAATGTTGACGGCTCCTGTTAGCGCTAAAAATGCGAGGGCTAAGGATTGAACCATCGCTAATATTTGAGTGGCAATTATCACTCGGTGCCGGTTCCAGCGATCGATTAAAACTCCGGCAAAAGGCAGTAAGATTAATGTGGGGATTTGACTGGTGAATCCGACTACGCCTAGCATCCAAGGTGAATCGCTTAAATTGTAGACCAGCCACACTGTAGCGACTTGGGTCATCCAACTGCCTATTAAGGAGATGCCTTGTCCTGCAAAAAACAGGCGGTAGTTTTGCGATCGCAGTGCTGGAGGAAGTTTTATGTTTTTGATTTTTGCTACAAGATTCATGTATCAGTTTCGTTAATATTCTCTATGGTAGCGCCCAAGGGCATACGCCT
This DNA window, taken from Microcoleus sp. bin38.metabat.b11b12b14.051, encodes the following:
- a CDS encoding MDR family MFS transporter, with amino-acid sequence MGTILGAFMAVLDIQITNASLKDIQAALGATLEEGSWISTAYLVAEIVVIPITGWLSQVFSVRRYILVNAAFFVFFSMCCAWAWNLNSMIVFRALQGLSGGILIPMAFTFLLTNLPPKKQPIGMAMFALTATFAPSIGPTLGGWLTENYGWQYVFYLNLVPGLLLLAAVWYAVAPAPMRLELLKGGDWWGIASMAIGLGSLQVVLEEGSRKDWFSSDFIVRLSIVAAIFLGAFFWIELTRKKPFINLRLLTRRNFGLATIVNVSLGVGLYGSVFILPLYLGQIQQYNAMQIGEVIMWAGVPQLFIVPMVPKLMQRIDMRLLIAIGVSLFAVSCFMNASMTHETGIDQLRWSQLIRAMGQPLIMVPLSTIATAGMEKHEAGSASGLFNMMRNMGGSMGIAALATLVTQREQFHSNRLGESVSLYNPATQERLNQMTQYFVSRGADLSVAKEQAIKAIDGLVRREAYVMAFNDCFYFVGIALLLSGIAILGFQKVKPGAGGGGAH
- a CDS encoding MFS transporter, translated to MNLVAKIKNIKLPPALRSQNYRLFFAGQGISLIGSWMTQVATVWLVYNLSDSPWMLGVVGFTSQIPTLILLPFAGVLIDRWNRHRVIIATQILAMVQSLALAFLALTGAVNIWQLLVLSFLQGAINAFDAPARQAFVPELVEKKEDLANAIALNASMFNGARLIGPAIAGLLIATVGPSYCFLIDGLSYIAVIAGLLAMKLKPRKIAVTNSKPIQRLKEGFVYAFGFPPIRAILLLLALVSFAGMSHTVLVPIFATKILHGGPQTLGFLMAASGVGAFAGAIYLIGRKSVVGIGKLIAISPAIMGFGLIGFGLSRVLWLSLIMMLFVGLGFILQFAAGNTFLQTIVEDDKRGRVMSIYTMAFFGITPFGNLVAGGLANYIGAPNTVVIGGIICMIASGCFTKQLPTLKNLVTPIYQKMGLIS